CCTCGGCTTGCACAGCATCCGCCACCTGTCGTGTTTTCTCGTTAGCAGAAGGAACGCCTTCAGCCCGTATCCATTCTTGGCAGCCAACCAACATATACCTCAGAATAGATTTCGTCTGTTGGCTGAATATTTCTTGTGCTTCTCATTCTGCCACTGTCAGCCTTCACCGCTACTTTCTTCTGTTAACCCATTTTGCGGTATTTCTGAGCAGCTTTTCCCAATTCAGAGAGCAGTTAAAACATTGATCTAGTCTGGTCGACACCTTTCCTCAGAAGAAAAACACTGAGTGACGCCATCTCATTGCCTGATCTCCGTTCAGTATTTCGCATTTGGTTCATAACTTATGCTATTAGGAATGACCCCTTCAAGCCAGTTATTCTTGGATCATAGTCATCTTGGGCCAGTATTATACTACAAAcagccaccaccaacatctaCCCCTAAAAATCCCACTTGTGATCTTCCCGCAAAAGACCTTGTAGGCAAACCATGTTTTCTCTGGAACTTATAAAGTATACACAGCCGATCGTGTAACATACTCAAACTTTCCTCCGCCAGCTTTTTTTATAGAACAATCGCGTAAGGTCTAGTGCCGGGCTGTTCAAGGCTTTCTCGCTAAGCGATTCTAGGCTCAGTCAAAACTCAAATACATCTTAGCTGTATTAGCAGCGGTTAATCAGAGAAAGCCTTACAGTCGGCCTAATTATAGTGAGGTATTTGGGGAAATGTGCATGAACTACAAGCATACGTCATACATACCTTGCTCAGGTGGGGGAAATGTAACAGTAATAAAATATATGCGCTTGTAAAGCGGTTTTGGCAGTATGATCCGTGGTAATTGGTGAGGTGGAACATTCAACACGATGGCCGGGTTATATTGTGCATCAGTAAAGGTCTCATAAGCCTTATATTATGGGCAGGATGTTTATCGTGTTGATGAATTATAGTGGAGGGAATACCGCACATCGATCAGGTAAGCCATCCATTCTAGCACGACACTTGGGGTTCTCGCACGCTATCACCATTATCAAATGTTACCATTCAGGGAGCATATAACATCCGCCCGAACGCAAGGTTTCATTCTTGAAGAGCGAGGACCTTATTATGACAACGTATTAATATTTGCGAAGGAACTGCGTGTTTTAGTACCTGGTAGAGCGATTCGCTATCGATATCTCTTACCTTCTCATCCCTTATATCAGCTACATTGATGTAGTCGACTGCATACGAGTGTGATTCTCGTATATCATATCTCGTCTTATTATTTAGTTCTATCATTTTATTGTCCCGCTACCATAGCTGTTCAAAGTATGGCAAAGCGTTGACATTTATTTCTTGATAGGTGGTTCCTTATACAGCAAGTCTAATTCAAATACTAACTCGGCTTCCACCTACTTGAGACAATTATTAGCTCCTATATTGCCTCGGGGTCCTGTGATAGTAGCGCTAGATTATACTTTAGCTAGAACTATGCTGATTATGTAGAtgtgaaaaagaaagaaaaaaggactCTATTCGGTCATCGATACTACACCGGACCCCAACTCCGGACTTAAATCAGATCTAACATAATTATCTCCGAGACCTAGGAGACCGACCGGATCTTACATCACACTCATCCAGTACAGACTACAAATAAGCGATACAAGCTTCCAGAATGTACATCAAGTATAAGTAGAACAGAAACCCCGATATACCAGCCAACAATGTCCAAActcgtcatcttcggagCAACAGGCCAACAAGGCCGCTCGATCCTCGAAACAGTCCACCATGATCCAGTCCTATCAAAACAATACTCCATCCGCGCAATCACACGCGACGCAACCAGCAAAGCAGCAACAGAGATTACCAACCAAGGCATTGAAACAGTTCAAGCCGACATAGACGACCCAACCACTCTCCCCAGAGCCCTCGCACAAGCGCACACGGTAATCCTAATCACCAGCACCATCTACGACGCAGAGCTCAAAAGCCGCGAATACAGACAGACCAAGAACGTCGGCGATGCAGCCGTGGCGGCAGGCGCTACGCATATCGTTTTCAGCACGGCGGTGCACGCATCGAAGCTCTGGAATGGTCGCACCATGGACGTCTTCGACTCCAAGGCCGAGGCGGAGGCGTATCTGCGTACGCTACAAATTAAAGTATCCCTGTTTATGCCGGGCATGTTCATGCAGAATCTGACTACTATGATGGCGCCGCGGTTGGGGCTGGACGGGACGTATAGTGTTGCCAGTGTGCTGGACCCGGATACGAAGGTCCCGCTTATTGATGCGGCGAATGACTCGGGGATGTATGTTGCTGCTCTGTTGGGGGGTGAGGAGGGTGTGCGGGGCGCTACGCTCTATGCTGCGACGAGGTTGTATAGCTTTTCTGAGATCGTGGGAATCATTTCGGCGGTGTCGGGGAAGGTGGTTCGGTATGTGCGGCTTCCGGATGAAGTGTATGCTGGTTTTATGAAGAGCGAACAGGGGGGTAGGGTTGTCTCTATGATGGGGTTCTTTGAGGAAGTTGGGTATTTCGGGCCTGGGACTGGAGATTTGGTTGAGCAGACGAGGAGTATGGTCAAGGGACGGTTGACTACATTTGAGGAGTTTGCAGAGAAGTATATGAAGGATTTGGAGGCATGTGCTTAATTAGTTTAGAATACTTAATTTACACGATGTGGAAATCGAATCTAATTACTACGTTGGTTCTAACTGGGCTCCCCAGGGCGCCCAATCTAATTATAATGAACAACTCGCGATAGTAATTACAAAGAGTACTAGTAAGTCATAACGTTCTGCTTTTCATCTGCTGATTTAACTCGATCGAATAAGTCAACTCGTATACTAATAGGTCCGCTTAATCTATATTGTTAATCTTTTATCTCATTCTTCACATGTCAATTTCATAAGTAGATAATAGAGCATCTCACAAAAACCGCGGTGCGAATCCTTCAGCACCCCAGTTGACTCGCTCATCATGTATATCACATACATGGAAATTGATATTTACCTTTGTGCAGGCTCTATTCAGCTTCACAAGAAGTTCTGGCATTCGCGGTGAGTCTCGCAAAGGTTCAATAGCAATGTCTTTCAATGCCGGAGTGAAATCCAAGGCATATTCAACATGATCCTGTAACTTCTGGACAAGTACCTGAAGGTTAACTAAGCTTCCAATATCGGCGATTTGTAAAGTCTCCAGTGAAGATGGAAGGGCTTCGGCAAATGACATGCTAGCATGATCATCCCCAGATTGGATGTTCAGCCCAGGCAAGTTCTTCATTCGGAGATGGAGCGTTCTTAAAGATGTGAAATCCTtgaaggaagggaatggCTCGTGGCAATGGTGTGAGTCCTCCGTACAGTTTTCACGAGAGCTTTCCTTAATATCGAGCCATATCGTCTCAAGAGTCTCTCTAAATGGGAAAAGCTCCTTATAGAAACCACCTGGATCGAAGCCCGCGCAGCCACTGTGATTGTATTTGAAGGACTGGAGGTTCTTGCAAATACCCACCACCTTCCACATGCCCCATTGCCCATCGCTctcatcaatctcaataTGTGTAACAGGAGAAAATCGAGCAACCTCGGTTaaatcatcttcattcgGCCAGTAGTCCTCAAACGATGCAAGCTCAGCAAAAAGCTTACTTGCGTAAAACCGGCGCATTGAGGgcagcagaaagaaaggtattATATTCCTGCAACAAGCTTGCACGTCTTCTCTGTCCCAGTCAACATAAACCTCAGAGAGTGACTTGAAAGCCGGGATAGAATCGAGACGTCTAGCTATTGCCCATTTCAGCACCCAGCGAACCCAAAACGACCCACAGGGAAATTCAATCTCAAGTCGCTGAATATTAGGCACAAGGGTTAGCAGCAACGCGACCCATCCATCGGCGTCTCCGATGGTAATTTCATCCATCCAGTAGTTTGACGCATCCTCAGAACGGGTCACAAGCATTGCCTGTTCACGCAGCGGACCATAGTCGAATGTTTTCAAGTAGGTACTGTCATCATCCGAGGCATtatcaccatcatcaccatcaccccCAAAATCGACATCCCCAGAACTGTCATCACAAATATCGTCATTCCCAGTATGCTCATCGCCagcatcttcatcctcatttCCATCACCTCCTTTGACCTCCTCCTGGTTGGCCGCCCCCTGTTCCCTCTTCATATCACGCTCCTCTCTGAATGAATCGAGCGCCTGGTCAAATTCCGGACAATTGAATCCAACATACCTCGTCCAATCAAAAATATGCAAAGTGCGAACTCGTGCCGCAAGAGACGGCTTTTCAACAAGGGTACGGACAACTCGAGCAATTGGAACAAGATCCTTGCCGCCAGTGCGCAACTTCTGATAGAGCAACGGCAGACACAAGTCATAAAAGAGTCGCGAACAGCATACAAGATTCAATCGGTCTTGGGGAGTCTCCAGATTCTTGTATATCTCTAGGATAATTTCTTGGGGTATTTCTGATAATCTGATCCTGGACATCTTTAGTTTTAGGATTATAGAGTCTGATGAGAACTTGTCGGGTAGTGCGCCTTGCGAATAGAAATCTCAAGGAGAGACGTGACAATATGCTGGCTCTTGAGATCTAGATTCTAGGAAGAGatattttgttttctttaaAATGAATCTTTCTGCAATTGGCTGGCTGAATCGTGGTATGAGGATCGTCAGGATCGGCACGATTTAGCCGAGCACGATTCAGCTGGAGGAACCTCACTTCCCCACCCCATTGCTACGAAGCGGATTCCATGTTGCGAACACCCATGACACTGCTCGTTGTCTCACCTTACTTAGTGTAGTTATCATGTATATACGAGGGAGTTTATAGTCGACAGACGTATTACTGCACAGTACACAGGGTGCGAGGGATAGTACTAATATAGTGATTGCGCAGCGGAGAAAGCATTATACTGCGCGAGAGGATCTGGGTTCTGATTGGTCGAGAATTGACTATTGACGTTACCTTCCGCTTCATCTTCTATAATCAGTCCAAGTCTATTTAGCTAATCTAGAACTATTTAGACCATCTAGGTAATCTAGGTAGGCAATCTAGGTAGGTAATTTAGATAGACAGTCTAGGCAGGGCAGCCCATTATGCAAATTGGCTGTACGGTCTAGCTTTCTAAATCCTAAATTATCCGAACGTGTTGTAATGTCTAGAGACGAGGTATCTACATCATTTAAATGCTTCGCACTGCCTATTTAGGCAAGGTAGGCTGTAGGCAATCTATATAGTGCAACCTAAGTAGTACAATAGATCCAAGCTATCTGAGTAACTTATATAGTAGGTAGTGAAATTGATTTAGATAATCTTGGTAATCTAGGTAGTGTAATCGAATGTAATGCGGTTCCCTCGCTGCGCACGTCTTTGCCAGATCCTTGAGCTGGCAGTCCCTAGTACGCCAATGAGTTGCAActcttcatcaagaataAAGAATAATGTGTCCTGAATATACCTATCTATTGCAatcctccaagaagcagGTGTATATACAACTAAATCGCCGTCCATTGTTCAAGGTAGATACAATTCCATCTAAAACCCAAGACCAGAATGCAAGTCTCGACGTCTACTCGCACGAGACTCCTTAGAAGGAGTGATAAGATTGGTagcattgctgatcatctGGGTCACGCCCGCGATATCCACCAGACTAACAACTTCCTCCCGCCGAGACCATCCCAGCTCAGTCGGGAGACGTTCATTTTCTGCGATCAACATCAGAAAGGCGATAGACGATACGGGCCAATGAACTTACCGAAGAAATATTCTACCAGAGTTCTGTTGACCTTTCCGTTTTGGATATCGCCGAACGCGATAATGGGAGCAGCAACCTCGCCGAGACTGAACTGTTCCATCGACGACGTGAATGTATAGGTGGGGTTGTACGCTTTAGAGCTGATCTGACGAGCCAATTTGCTGTTGGCTAACATGTTGGCGTCCAGGGTGGGTCCGGTCCAGtacttctttgtttcttcgaagaTTGTCTCATTGAAGACGTGGTTGTTGCCGAAGTAGGCGTCGGTCCGACTTATGGGAGTTAGCTCTTGGTATTTTGGTGCAATGGGTTGGAAATATGCGAACTGACCTTAAACTTGCATCATGCTCTAAGAGGTTGTGCTTGTTGAGCTGATCACTGCATGTGTGTTAGGGTTGATAGGTAAAACTGATGAGGGACTATAGAATGTCCTACAGGGTAAAGAAGGTAGCGTTAGGCTCTGGGTTGACAACAATGGCCATGTCAAACATCAGGCTTGCAAGTGAGGCGTTGAAGTTGAGGGCCGCTGACAGGCCTTCAATGACAGTGTTTCGTGTGATGTTTCTGCCGTCGTGGGGAAGGAAGCCATGGTTTGCTAGAGTGTTCATCATGGGGCAAGGACCTCGAACTAAAACATATCAGCGACTATACGAACAAAGTTTGGACACCTCCCATCGTACAGTCGTCTGCCCCAGCGGGCTTCCATTGTCCAAAGTGAGGGTTGGCAGAAGCCAGAGCCAACACTAATGGAGTAGTGAGGATAGACAGTCTCATGTTCGAGTTTTGTTCGCGTAGGTCTAAGAAGGCTAGTATAAGATGTATCGGCTCAGGGGATTCGATTGTCTGACACCTTCTTGGAATGCAAAAAGGTATTTATAGGATTTAGTGACAGCACAGACAGCATCCTGTATGACACAAGCAAGTTATGCTCCGTCTGCGGAACTTAGAATGTCACCGGGAATTTTATGTCAGGTAAGCTAAGGCCTGGCGCGACGCTAGCTACTGAGGATTGGTTTATTTGTAGTGGTGGATATCATGTAACATGCGTAATTGTGGATCTCATTACAACTCGTACTCGTACTTGAAACCTATCTTCGAGCCTTCTAACTCAACTACGGGTACAGGAATAGGCATCCTTGATATCAACACTGCCCCAGATTTTCCCGTCTTGCTCCACTTCGGGCTCTCATTTCACGATTAGAGTCTTGTAACATTTGAGATCGTCATAGTCCGTTGGACTAATTAGCCGAATCTGCGCCAATGATAGTCGTTTTATTGCATATGCCTGGTGTATAATGGAATTGTCTATGCAGAGTAGGTAAATTTGCAGTAGCTCAATCCAACCAATAGATTTGATTCAATATCGAAGCGAGACCCACTCTGTCGATCAAACCCTCGTACTCGTACCAAGCACCATATTGGGATCTTCTACATGCTCCGTAGTAGTACATAACTGAATTGTTTTTCTGCGAGTTCCACCCGGTTACCCGATACGGGTGCCGCCGCTTTTATGAGGGCAGCACGTGAGTGCTCCGTGAGTGCTCCGAGAGCGTTCTGAGCCACTCACTGATTGCTCACGGAGCACGCACCAGCCGCTCCGGTCGCTCCCAGATACCACCAGCAAGCTCAGTGAGTGATCCGGAGTAGTTCCCTCCTTGCTTTGTGCTTGATGTCACGTGACTACAAGAAGGCCTCTAAAGCGCGTACAGACTAAAGCCTACTGGTATAGACATCCCATCAATTTGTGAGGGCGTCACGAAGACAAGGACCGAGTAATTTAATTTCATTACTGGACACGATGATTATTCGAAACATACTTTCTGGTCGGATCAGGAGTGGAGAGACTATCTCCTCCCTGGGTCTTCCTCAGAGGATTTATGCCCCAATTCACAATATAAATACGGCGTACACGCCTTCATGCTTCTCGTTCATACCCTCACTCTTAAGAGCTTATCTTGCATGGACCATCTACTGCGTTATCTGTGTGATTTCTCTGCTTGATAGTGATCTACGCTAATTCCAGCGTTCAAAGATGGCGAAACGTTCGGAGTCGTGGAAGGCCTCCCAgcttgaaaagaaaagaaaggctcgCCGTGAACTTCGTCAACAGCGGGGATACGACGCAAGTGCCTATCGACAGAAAGATGCTGAAAGAACTAGGGGCAGAGCATCAACAAAGACCAAAGAGAGTTATAGAGAAAGGGTACGAAAGTATGAGGAGtacgtatatatatttatcaGATATAAGGCATTCTACTGAAACTCGCCTGTTAGGTTTTTaatcgaagagaagaacatgcCCGAAGGCTATAAGATTGGGGAAGGGTATCCAGCTCCGACACTTCAGGAACTTAAAGAGTTTACCCGCTGGCTTATTGAGTCAACCAAGGGCAGACTTGCTGATGATGGACGACCAACCAAGAACTCAATAAAAGTACGGGCCCAAGAGTTCGTCCCAGGCTTCTTCCTTGAAACTGGAAACGAGATTTCCTCTCAAGATGCAACTGAGCTCTATCATGTAAGCTCACTTTTCACCCTCGAATAAATGCTTTTCTAACCATCTCAGTGGATCGAGAATGAGTTGGTTGAAGAGGGAGTACTCTCAGCGATCAGGAAGCCAAAATATAATTTCAAACTGAGAGACTTCGAGCGCGCTATTATTGCTTTCTGGGCCACTAATGACCCATTCTTTATGTCTGGGAGGTACCGTGTCCAGTTTCATTTCATCACTCTTCAATTTCTATGCACAGGTTCTAGAGTGTCCTCCTTCACGCCTGCATCAGTTGATAAAGTTGGACGAGGGCTCCGTTATAAGGTAAAGCTAATGAAATAGATCGATTGTATTTCCCAGGTGCTAATGCTAATCAGAACATTGAACTTGTTCTATTTCGTGCCGCCAATGCTCCTTGGAGGATTGGATGGCGGCTTGACCAGCAGTTCGtcaaaaataataaagatCCCGCAAATACAATGTATGCAACCCAATACCTTATGGATATATTTACTTTATAAGTGTTTTAGATACTGATATGGAAACGATTAGGTTCGGCACTGCCATCTGGGATTGTGATGAACCCATCTATTCTGGAGGACTATTCCTCCTAGCTCTTGCCCTTGCGGACAATGCTCTCTACGGATATTCATCTCCTGAAGAAGTCTTCGAGCAAAGAATTCCGGAGGGGCAGGATGAACTAGTTCTCAGATGGAATGAAGACGCCAAAAATCGATGCATTGTCAGAAAAGTCACAGCGGCAGGGGTTAGTGAGGATCCTTTAACAAAGGAAATGTATGCAGCCGATTTTCGGAAGATCCTTGCAAATGCTTGTTACTTTGTAACTGCCACAGTTCACGCGATGCGGCGAGCCCTAGGAGGAGCTGTTAAAAGTCAGTGGTTATTTCATTCTCCTTTTGACTTGTTCCCGAATTGCTAAGATTCTGCGCAGGCAAATATTCATCGGCTCATGTGGCGCAGATCCTTACACAGAAGTCCAAAAATGTCTACGGAAACGACTATCTCGCTAATTGTTCCGGCGTGGACGTGTTCAATGCTCTGATGGGCAAACCAGCCGATAATACTCACATTGACTATTTTCAGGGATACAGTCAATTCCACGAACACGGCCTCCCACGACGATTGCCTATAGAAGAGGCACAGAAGATTGATGCGGATCCGCAGC
This window of the Aspergillus oryzae RIB40 DNA, chromosome 8 genome carries:
- a CDS encoding uncharacterized protein (predicted protein), translated to METIRFGTAIWDCDEPIYSGGLFLLALALADNALYGYSSPEEVFEQRIPEGQDELVLRWNEDAKNRCIVRKVTAAGVSEDPLTKEMYAADFRKILANACYFVTATVHAMRRALGGAVKSKYSSAHVAQILTQKSKNVYGNDYLANCSGVDVFNALMGKPADNTHIDYFQGYSQFHEHGLPRRLPIEEAQKIDADPQLVTKATEIRNAESDDDIKRLKRDYNILKRKIYASMYQQFQSEWVQNQRDWKILTRGRERPDFVEQTAEKQAQCKVMPELGRLAAIMSSNLPLSFDEKAVVVRDLYTQCLRDFDVIYRPGEEPVEGLCPVASCSHSLEM
- a CDS encoding uncharacterized protein (predicted protein) — protein: MAKRSESWKASQLEKKRKARRELRQQRGYDASAYRQKDAERTRGRASTKTKESYRERVRKYEEFLIEEKNMPEGYKIGEGYPAPTLQELKEFTRWLIESTKGRLADDGRPTKNSIKVRAQEFVPGFFLETGNEISSQDATELYHWIENELVEEGVLSAIRKPKYNFKLRDFERAIIAFWATNDPFFMSGRYRVQFHFITLQFLCTGSRVSSFTPASVDKVGRGLRYKVKLMK
- a CDS encoding uncharacterized protein (predicted protein) codes for the protein MNTLANHGFLPHDGRNITRNTVIEGLSAALNFNASLASLMFDMAIVVNPEPNATFFTLRTDAYFGNNHVFNETIFEETKKYWTGPTLDANMLANSKLARQISSKAYNPTYTFTSSMEQFSLGEVAAPIIAFGDIQNGKVNRTLVEYFFENERLPTELGWSRREEVVSLVDIAGVTQMISNATNLITPSKESRASRRRDLHSGLGF
- a CDS encoding uncharacterized protein (predicted protein) encodes the protein MSKLVIFGATGQQGRSILETVHHDPVLSKQYSIRAITRDATSKAATEITNQGIETVQADIDDPTTLPRALAQAHTVILITSTIYDAELKSREYRQTKNVGDAAVAAGATHIVFSTAVHASKLWNGRTMDVFDSKAEAEAYLRTLQIKVSLFMPGMFMQNLTTMMAPRLGLDGTYSVASVLDPDTKVPLIDAANDSGMYVAALLGGEEGVRGATLYAATRLYSFSEIVGIISAVSGKVVRYVRLPDEVYAGFMKSEQGGRVVSMMGFFEEVGYFGPGTGDLVEQTRSMVKGRLTTFEEFAEKYMKDLEACA
- a CDS encoding uncharacterized protein (predicted protein), whose amino-acid sequence is MSRIRLSEIPQEIILEIYKNLETPQDRLNLVCCSRLFYDLCLPLLYQKLRTGGKDLVPIARVVRTLVEKPSLAARVRTLHIFDWTRYVGFNCPEFDQALDSFREERDMKREQGAANQEEVKGGDGNEDEDAGDEHTGNDDICDDSSGDVDFGGDGDDGDNASDDDSTYLKTFDYGPLREQAMLVTRSEDASNYWMDEITIGDADGWVALLLTLVPNIQRLEIEFPCGSFWVRWVLKWAIARRLDSIPAFKSLSEVYVDWDREDVQACCRNIIPFFLLPSMRRFYASKLFAELASFEDYWPNEDDLTEVARFSPVTHIEIDESDGQWGMWKVVGICKNLQSFKYNHSGCAGFDPGGFYKELFPFRETLETIWLDIKESSRENCTEDSHHCHEPFPSFKDFTSLRTLHLRMKNLPGLNIQSGDDHASMSFAEALPSSLETLQIADIGSLVNLQVLVQKLQDHVEYALDFTPALKDIAIEPLRDSPRMPELLVKLNRACTKVNINFHVCDIHDERVNWGAEGFAPRFL